CGCCCGCAGCCGGATCGGCATGGTCTTCCAGCACTTCAACCTGTTGTCCTCGCGCACCGTCCAGGACAACGTCGAACTTCCCCTGGAGATCCTGGGGCACTCCGGCGCCGACCGCTCCCGGCGGGCCCTGGAACTCCTCGACCTGGTCGGCCTCGCCGACAAGGCCAAGTCCTACCCCGGCCAGCTCTCCGGCGGCCAGAAGCAGCGCGTCGGCATCGCCCGCGCCCTCGCGGGCGAGCCCAAGGTGCTCCTCTCCGACGAGGCGACCAGCGCGCTCGACCCCGAGACCACCCGCTCCATCCTCCAGCTCCTGCGCGACCTCAATGAGCGGCTGGGCCTGACCGTCCTGCTCATCACGCACGAGATGGACGTCGTCAAGACCGTCTGCGACTCCGCCGCCCTGATGGAGCGCGGCCGGATCGTCGAGTCCGGCACCGTGAGCGAACTGCTCGCCACCCCCGGCTCCGAACTGGCCGCCGCGCTCTTCCCGGTGAGCGGCGACGCCTCCGCGTCCGATCGCACGGTCGTGGACGTCACCTTCCACGGGGACGCCGCCACCCAGCCGGTCATCTCGCAGCTCTCCCGTACGTACAACATCGACATCTCGATCCTGGGCGCGGCCATGGACACCGTCGGCGGCAAGCAGGTCGGCCGGATGCGGATCGAACTGCCCGGCCGGTTCGAGGAGAACGTCGTCCCCATCGGCTTCCTGCGGGAACGGGGTCTCCAGGTAGAGGTGGCCGCGACCACCGCCGAGGAAGGTGCCAAGTGACCTGGTCCGAGATGTGGCCGCTGCTGGAGCAGGCGTGTTGGGACACGCTCTACATGGTCGGCTGGTCCACCGCGATCGCCGTCGTCGCCGGGCTGCCGCTGGGCATCCTGCTGGTCCTCACCGACCGGGGCGGACTGCTGGGCAACGTCGTGGTGAACAAGGTGCTGGGCGAGATCGTCAACGTCACCCGGTCGATGCCGTTCATCATCCTCATGGTCGCCCTGTTCCCCTTCACCAAGGCCATCGCCGGCACCACCATCGGCCGTGAGGGCGCGATCGTGCCGCTCGCCATCGGCGCCATCCCGTTCTTCGCCCGGCTGGTCGAGACCTCCGTCCGCGAGGTCGACCACGGCCTGGTGGAGGCCGTGCAGTCGATGGGCGGCAGCACCTGGACCGTCGTCCGCAAGGTGCTCGTCCCCGAGTCGCTGCCCTCGCTGATCGCCGGGGCCACGACCACCGTCATCGCCCTGATCGGCTACTCCGCGATGGCGGGCGCCGTCGGCGCGGGCGGACTCGGCGACATCGCCATCCGCTACGGCTATATGCGCTTCGAGACCGAGCTGATGTGGATCACGGTGGCGATCCTCGCCGTCGTCATCTCCCTCATCCAGCTCGCCGGGGACCTCACGGCCCGGCGCCTGTACGGGCGGGGACGGGGCGGACCCGCCCCCAAGCTGCGGCTGCTGCGCAACGCCAAGCCCCTGCTGACCCCCGCCGAGGCCACCGCGGAACCCGCGGCGGAGCCCACCAGGATTTCCTGACCCGGCCCCTCCGGGGCCGTACCACCCGCACCACCATGGAGAAAGGCACTTTTCGTGCGTAACACCACCAAGATCACCGCTGCTGTCCTCGCCGCCGGGGCCCTCACCCTCGGACTCACCGGCTGCTCGTCCGCGGACGACGAGAACCTCGTCGTCGCCGCCACCTCCGTCCCCCACGCCGAGATCCTCGGCTTCGTCAAGGACGAGCTGGCCGCGAAGGAAGACCTCAAGCTGGAGGTCAAGGAGTTCACGGACTACACCACCATCAACACGGCCACCCAGGACGGCCAGGTCGACGCCAACTTCTTCCAGCACAAGCCCTACCTGGACGACTTCAACAAGAAGAACAAGACGACGATCGTCCCCCTCGTCACCGTCCACCTGGAGCCGCTGGGCCTCTTCTCGAAGAAGGCCGACAGCATCGCCGACCTCAAGGACGGCGCCACCGTCGCCGTCCCCAACGACACCACCAACGAGGCGCGCGCCCTGCGGCTCCTGGAGCAGAACGGGCTCATCAAGCTGAAGCCCGGCACCGGTGCCGAGGCGACCCCCAAGGACATCGCCGAGAACCCGAAGAACCTGAAGATCAAGGAAGTCGAGGCCGCCCAGACCCCGCGCGTCCTCGGCGAGGTCGACGCCGCCGTCATCAACGGCAACTACGCCGTCGAGGCCAAGCTGAGCCCCAAGAAGGATTCCATCGCCCTGGAGTCCGCCGAGAACAACCCCTACGGCAACTTCCTCGCCGTCAAGAAGGGCGACGAGAACGACGAGCAGGTCAAGAAGCTCGCCAAGCTGCTCTCCTCGCCCGAGGTGAAGAAGTTCATCGAGGACACGTACGACGGCTCCGTCATCCCGGCGGTCTGAACCCCGCCCGGCGGCCCCACCCGGGCCCGGACCGGGTGAGCCCGGTCACCGGGACGGTGCCCCGCACCCCCTTCGAGGGGCGTGCGGGGCCCGCCGCTTTCCGCCCGGCACACAAGTGCGGGACCCTGTGGTGCAGTTCGAGCAGCCCATGCTGCATGCTGGGCTTTTCGGCAGGCCCACGGTTCTACGGGCACGGCAGGCCCCTGGCTACGGAGCGGCGCATGACTCTCACCTTCCCGGACGTGTCCATCAGCACGGAGCGGTTGGTGCTGCGCCCCTTCGAGGAGGCCGACATCCCGGCCTACACCGAGATGATGAACGACGAGCAGATCACCGCCTGGACCACGGCGCCCCACCCCTACACCACCGCCGACGCCGAACGGTGGGTCCGGGGGGCCGCCCCCGCCCGGCGTTCCGGCGGCCGGGGCATCGCGCTCGCCGTCACCGAGTTCCTCACCCAGCGGCTCGTCGGCGCCGTCCAGCTCCGTGACACCGACTGGCGCACCCGCGCCACCGAGGCCGCCTATGTCACCGCCCCCTGGGCGCGCGGCGAGGGCTACGCCACCGAGGCCCTGCTCGCCACCGCGAAATGGCTCTTCCGCGACCAGGGCTTCGAACGCCTGGAACTGCGCACCCCCGCCGACAACACCGCGGGCCAGCAGGTCGCCCAGAAGACCGGGGCGATCAGCGAGGGCGTCCTGCGCAACGCCTGGATAGCCCGGACCAGGACCGAGGACGGCGGCTGGACGGCCATCCGCACCGATCTGATCGTGTGGAGCCTGCTCCCCGAGGATCTGGAGGGCGGCGCCGAGGACCTGGCGGACTTCGGCTACGCCTCCTTCACCGAGCTGAGCTGAGCCGAGCCGAGCTGAACGAAGCGGAACGGAACCGGGCAGGGCGGGCCAGGGCGGGGCGGGTGAGCACGGTCCGCTGCCGCCGGGGCCGGGCCGTGTCGTCGCTGCCCCCCTTCCCCTTCCCTTCTCTTCCCTTCCCACCGAAACGGTCCCCAGGGCCCCCGCGCCAGGTAGTCTCACCCTGCCCGCCCGCCATATGGGCACGTACCGCCTGAACCGACCCCAGGGAGACATACGACGATGGCCGACCGCGTCACGGTGATCGGCTGGGACGGCTCACCCCTCACCGCCGCGGCCACGTCCGCCCTCGGCGCCGCGACCCTCGTCGCCGGAGCCGCCCACCACCTCGACCTCCCCGAGATCCCCCCGCACGCCGAACGCGTCCGCCTCGGCAGCCTCGACCTCGCCGCCCGCCGCATCGCCGCGCACCGCGGCACCGCCGTGGTCCTCGCCGACGGCGACCCCGGCTTCTTCGGCGTCGTCCGCACCCTGCGCGCGCCCGAACACGGCCTGGAGGTCGAGGTCGTCCCCGCCGTCTCCAACGTGGCCGCCGCCTTCGCCCGCGCCGGGATGCCCTGGGACGACGCCCAGATCGTCGTCGCCCACCCGCGAACGCTGCGCCGCGCCGTGAACGTCTGCCGCGCCCACCCCAAGGTCGCCGTCCTCACCTCCCCCGGCGCGGGCCCCGCCGAACTCGCCCTGCTGCTCGAAGGGGTCCACCGCACCTTCGTCATCTGCGAGGAACTCGGCACCGCGCGCGAACAGGTCACCGTCCTCACCTCCGACAAGGCCGCCGACCACCTCTGGCGCGACCCCAATGTGGTGATCGTGATCGGCGGGGCCGCCGCCCCGGACGGCGGACGCGGCACCTGGATCGCGGGCCGCGACCCCGGCGGCACCGGCGGCCGGGGCTGGGCACAGCCCCTGCCCGCCGACCCCGCCGCACCCGCCTCCGCGGGGGACGCGGAGCAGTTGCGCGCCCTCCAACTGGCCCGGACCGGACCGCGTACCGGCGACCTCGTCTGGGACATCGGCTCCGGCTCCGGGGCCTTCGCCACCGACGCCGCCCGCTTCGGCGCGGCCGTCATCGCCATCGACACCGACCGGGCCGCCTGCGCCCGCACCGACGCCGCGGCGCGCCGCGCCGGAGTCCATGTCCAGGTGGTGCACGGGCACGCGCCCCAGGTACTGGAACGGCTGCCCGAACCCGACGTCGTCCGGATCGGCTCCGGCGGCGCCCCCGTCGTCACCGCCTGTACCGACCGCAGACCCCAGCGGATCGTCGCCCACGCCTCCACCCGGGACGAGGCCGAGGCCATCGGCGCCGCCCTGACGGCGGGCGGCTACACCGTCACCTGCGCCCTGCTCCAGTCCGTCGAACTCGACCCGGTGGGCTGGGCGGAACGCGAGCGCTCCGTGGTTTTCCTGCTCTCCGGGACCCGGGCCGATCACGTCCCGTGATCCCGAATGTCCGTGGTGCGGGGTAGGCTGGCCGATCGTTGTACCGCACCCCCGCCGTACGTCGTCCACGGTCGCCGACGGTCCGGGGGAGCCGGAAAAGCAGTGCCGACACCGCGCCGGTCTGTGGTACTTCGGAGCCGGGGGAGGCGCGACGTGGCGCACCCCACAGCGGACCGTGGCGGATCTCCCCGCCACGGCGGCGAACGGCCGCGAGAATGCTGGGAGTCCGCGGACGATCGTGCCGCGTGGCGTGCCCGCTCGTTCTCATCGACGGGCGTCCGGTGCGCCGCGGCCGGCCGACCGGACGACGGGCGAAGGATTCACAACCGATGGGCGAGGGGTACGCATGACCGACACCGGCCAGGTCCCGGGCGAGGGACAGCCGGAGAACGCAGGCGTGGTGGGGCAGCAGCCGGGGGTTCCCGGCGGTGACGCCTACACCTTCCTGGAACCCTCCGGCCACCTTCCCGACGAGGACGATCTGCTGCTGATGCCGGGCGCGCAGGGGGCCTGGATCGACCCCCAGGCGGTGCAGTCGCTCCAGCACGGCCCGCAGAGCGGACAGGTGCGGCTCCCGGTGGACCGGACCGGGCAGGTGCCCGTCGGCGCGCATCCGCAGATCCCCGAGCAGTACGTGCCCGTCCCGGCGGCGCAGCCGATGCCCGGACAGCAGCAGGTTCCGGTCGCCCCGGACCTGGTGCCCGCCCCGGAGCTGGCCGCGCCGACCGATCTGGGCGCCCCCGACGCCGCCGTGCCGCCGCAGCCCGTGATCCCGGCGCAGGCCACGGCCCCGCCGCAGCCCGCCGGTGCTCCGGCGGCCCCCGCCGCGCCGCCCGTCGGCACGACGGCCCCGGTGCCGCCGGCCGCGCGGCGCCCCCTGCACATGGGCCCGCCGCTGCCGGACACCACCGGCGGTGTCGTGCGCTCGCTCGCCGACCGGGGGCCCGCCGGGGTCGCCCCGCACCCGCTGACCGTGCAGAACACCGCTGTCGCTGCGCCACCCGCCGTCGAGCACGTCGAGCACGTCGATCACGCTGGGTCCATCGAGCCCATTGAGTACGCAGGCGTCCCGCAGGGGGAGCCCGTGGTGCTGCCGGGGCCCCAGCTCGGGGAGATTCCGCCGCAGCCCGGCGCTCCCTGGGGTCCGCAGGCCCCGCAGCAGGCCGTTCCCGTGCCCGAGCCCGCGCCGGAGCCGGTGCCGCCCGTTCCGGCGGAGGCGGTCGCCGCCGAGCCGGTGCCGTCCGCGCCCGCCGCCCCGGTTGCCCCGGTCGCCCCGGTCGAGGAGCCCGCCGATCCCGCTGGCGTTCCGGCGGTCGAGGAGGCGGCCCCGGAGGCCGTCGCGCCCGAGGCCGTGATGGCCGAGCCCGCCGCGACGGGGACCGCCGCGCCCGAGGCCGTCCTCGTGGAGGCGCAGCCGGTGGCGCCGGAGGAGTCGGCTCCCGAGGCCGCCGCCGAGCAGCAGCCGGTCCCGGCCGAACAGCCGGAACCGGCCCAGCCGGTGGCGCAGCCGGAGCGGACCGGGCCGGTGGTACCGGAGGAGGCCCCGGAGGCTGTGGCGCCCGAGGCGGTGGCCCCGGAAGAGGCCGCCCCCGAGGCAGCGCCCGGACCCGCGCCGGAGGCCGTGTCCGAGGTGCCCGACCCGCCCGTGACGGTGGAGGCCGTGGAGGCCGAGCCGGAGCCGGTGCCCGTTCCCGTGGCCGCGCCCGAGCCGGTGTTTGAGCAGGCGCCTGAGCCTGAGCCGCAGGCCGAGGCCGTTGTCGTTGTCGTCGCCGCCGAGCTGCCCGAGGCCGCCGAGGCGGCCGAGCCGGGGGAACCGGTGGAGGGACCGGAGGCCGCCGTCGAGGTGGCCGAGCCCGCCCTCGTTCCCGTGGCCGAGCCCGAGGCCGAGCCGGTACCTGTCGTGGCGGTTGAGCAGCCGGTGGCGGTGGAGGCCGCGCCCGCCGCGGTCGTCGCCGAGGCGGACGTCTCCGTTCCGCAGCCCCCCGCCGAGCCCGCGGAGCAGCCGGTGCCGGAGGCGGAAGCCGAGGTCGTCGCCGAGGTCGTGTCCGAGCCCGAGTCCGTCGTCCCCGAGCAGGCACCCGAGCAGGCGCCGGCCCCTGAGCCCGAGCCGGGGGCTATGCCGGAGCCGGGGCCCGTGTCCGAGCCCGAGGAGATCCCCGCCCCGGCCCGGAGCGCCCCCGCGCCCGGATACGACGACGCCGAGCGCGAGGCCGTGCTCCGCGTCATGCGGGAACGGCGGGACATCCGCAACGGCTTCCGCGGCGACCCCATCCCGCACGAGGTGCTGCTGCGGGTCCTGGAGGCCGCGCACACCGCGCCGAGCGTGGGCCACTCCCAGCCCTGGGACTTCGTCGTCATCCGCTCCGCCGAGACCCGCAGCACGATGCACGAACTCGCCCAGCGCCAGCGGGACGCGTACGCGAAGACGCTGCCGAAGGGCCGGGCGAAGCAGTTCAAGGAACTGAAGATCGAGGCGATCCTCGAAACGCCCGTCAACATCGTCGTCACCGCCGACCCGACCCGCGGCGGCAGGCACACCCTGGGCCGTCACACCCAGCCGCAGATGGCCCCGTACTCCTCGGCCCTGGCCGTCGAGAACCTGTGGCTCGCCGCGCGCGCCGAGGGCCTGGGCGTGGGCTGGGTCAGCTTCTTCGACGAGCGCGAGATGGTCCGGGCGCTGGGACTGCCCGAGCACCTGGAGGTCGTGGCGTATCTGTGCGTCGGATACGTCGACGAGTTCCCCGAGGAGCCCGAGCTGACGCAGGCCGGGTGGTCCAAGCGCCGCCCGCTGTCCTGGGTCGTCCACGAGGAGACGTACGGCCGCCGCGCCCTGCCCGGCGAGGAGCCGCACGACCTGCTCCAGGAGACCGTCGCCAATATCCGTCCACTGGACGCGAAGGCGCTCGGTGAGGCGTGGGAGCGGCAGAAGCGGATGACCAAGCCCGCCGGGGCGCTGGGCATGCTGGAGATCATCTCCGCGCAGCTCAGCGGCCTGTCCCGGGTCTGCCCGCCGCCGATCCCGGAGCCCGCCGCCGTCGCGGTCTTCGCCGGTGACCACGGGGTGCACGCCCAGGGCGTCACCGCCTGGCCCCAGGAGGTGACCGGCCAGATGGTCGCGAACTTCCTCGGCGGGGGAGCGGTCTGCAACGCCTTCGCCCACCAGGTCGGCGCGGAGGTCTGCGTCATCGATGTCGGCGTCGCCTCCGAGCTGCCCGCGACGCCGGGGCTGCTGCCGCGCAAGGTCCGCCCCGGAACCGCGGACTTCACGACGGGCCCCGCGATGACCCGCGAGGAGACCCTGGCGGCGATCGATGTCGGCATCGAGACCGCGCGCGACCTGGTGGCGGCGGGGAACCGCGCGCTGCTCACCGGGGAGATGGGCATCGCCAACACGACGGTCTCGTCCGCGCTGATCTCGGTCTTCACCGGGGTCGACCCCGGTGAGATCACCGGCCGGGGCACGGGCATCAACGACGAGATGCACGCCCGTAAGGTGGACGTCGTCCGGCGCGCGCTGGAACTGCACGCCCCGGACCCCGCCGACCCCGTGGGCGTGCTCGCCGCGGTCGGCGGGCTGGAGCACGCGGCGATGGTCGGCCTGATCCTGGGCGGCGCCTCGCTGCGGACGCCGGTCGTCCTGGACGGAGTCTCGGCCGGCGCGGCGGCCCTCGCCGCCCGCGCCATCGCCCCCGAGTCCCTCGCCGCCTGCATCGCCGGTCACCGCAGCGCCGAACCCGGCCACGTCGCCGCCCTCAACAAACTCGGCCTCCGCCCGCTGGTCGATCTCGACCTCAGGCTGGGGGAGGGGACGGGTGCGTTGCTCGCGCTTCCGCTGGTGCAGAGCGCTGCGCGGGCGATGCATGAGGTGGCGACGTTCGACTCGGCGGGCGTCACCGAGAAGTAGCTCCTGGGTGTGCCTCTGCGCCTCCGCGCCCCCGTGAAATCAGCCTCGTGGGGGTGCCTGAAAGTCAGCCTCGCCGGCGTTTGAGGAGCGGGGGCTCGGGGGCTGGCCCCCGACAACGGGCCCGCAAATTTCGGCCTCGTGGGGTGTGTCCTCTCTGGGGGGTTGCCCCCGCGCAAAATCCAGCCTCGCCGGCGTTTGAGGAGCGGGGGTTCGGGGGCTGGCCCCCGACGATGGGGCCGCGCGGGGGTTCGTCGGCTTGCGCGTCGGGCGTGCGTTGGGTGCGGGGTCCGTCCTCAATCGCCGGACGGGCTTGTTTTGCTCGGGTCACCCGTCAGGTGCGGGGGTGGGGGCCTCCGGGCTCGACTCCTCAGGGCCGGCAGACCGGACGTCCGATGTCCGGATGCGGGTGATTCTCCGCCGGTCCCTTACGGGGACGACCCTGCACCCCCCACCACGGGGAGACGGCCACTCGGTGCGGGAAGTGGTCACAGTCCCGCCCGGCTGGGAGACGGACAGCCTCGGGTCCCGCCACAGGGACCAGCCCGCCCGGTGCGGGAAGCGGGCACGCTCCCGTCCGGTGGGAGACGGACGGCCTCGTCCACACCGGGTGGGACGACCTGCACCCCCACCATGGGCAGACGGCCGCCCGGTACCGGAAGTGGGCACACCCCGCCCGGTGGGAAGGGGGAGCCGCAGGGTCCCTCCCGTGCGCAGTCGGCACACTCCCGCCCGGTGGGAGAGGACCGCCACGGGCCCCGCCACGGGGGACGCGTGCCCCGCCCGGAGGGTGAGCCGCAGCAGGTCAGGGCCCCCGGCCCCGGGCCGGGAAGAGGCGCGGGACACCGTAGAGTTGCCCGTGCAACGCCCGCTTCGCCGCCTCGGCGGCCCCGCCCGCCAGGAGCCCCACCGCGATGGCCGATCACCCCGTCTACCCCGTCGGACTCCGCCTCGCCGGTCGCCGCGTCGTCGTCCTCGGTGGCGGACAGGTCGCCCAGCGCCGCCTCCCCGCACTGCTCGCGGCGGGCGCGGACATCGTCCTGGTCTCCCCGTCGGCCACCCCCTCCGTGGAGGCGATGGCGACCTCGGGCGAGATCCACTGGGAGCGCCGCCGGTACGCCGAAGGCGACCTCGCCGGAGCCTGGTACGCCCTGATCGCGACCACCGACCCGGAGGCCAACACCCGTGCCTCCGCCGAGGCCGAGCGCTCCCGCGTCTGGTGCGTACGCGCGGACGACGCGCACGCGGCCACCGCCTGGACCCCGGCCACCGGCCGCTCCGAGGGCGTCACGGTCGCCGTGCTCACCACGGAACCCGAAGGCCGTGACCCGCGCCGCTCCGCCGCTCTGCGGGACGCGATCGTGGAGGGCCTGCGGGACGGCACGCTCAGCGCCCCCCAGCACCGCACCCGCGTCCCCGGTGTCGCCCTCGTCGGCGGTGGTCCCGGCGACCCGGACCTGATCACGGTCCGGGGCCGCCGCCTCCTCGCCGAGGCGGATGTCGTCGTCGCGGACCGCCTCGGCCCCCGCGACCTCCTCGCGGAGCTGCCGCCGCATGTCGAGGTGATCGACGCGGCGAAGATCCCGTACGGCCGGTTCATGGCCCAGGAGGCGATCAACGCCGCGCTGATCGAGCACGCCAGGGCGGGCCGGGCCGTGGTCCGGCTCAAGGGCGGCGACCCCTTTGTCTTCGGCCGCGGCATGGAGGAGGCGGAAGCCCTCGCCGAGGCCGGAATCCCCTGCACCGTGGTGCCGGGGATCTCCAGCTCGATCAGTGTGCCGGGCGCGGTCGGCATCCCGGTCACCCACCGGGGTGTCGCCCATGAGTTCGCCGTGGTCAGTGGCCATGTCGCCCCGGACGACGACCGTTCTCTCGTGGACTGGCCCGCGCTCGCCCGGCTCCGTGGCACCCTGGTGGTGCTGATGGGGGTCGACAAGATCGGGGCGATCGCCCAGACCCTGGTGGCGAACGGCCGCGAGCCGCACACCCCCGTGGCCCTGATCCAGGAGGGCACGACCGCCGCCCAGCGCCGGGTGGACGCGACCCTCGCCACCGTCGCCGACACGGTCGTCGCCGAGGGCATCCGTCCCCCGGCGGTCATCGTCATCGGCGAGGTGGTCGCCCTCGGCGGCACGCTCCGGACGACTTCGTAACCATCGGTAACACGCCTGGTTCGGGCGTTGGCACCACCCCTGCGGGAAGGCAGTATCACCCTGTGGCCGATCTCATCACCATCGAGGACCCCGACGACCCCCGTCTGCGCGACTACACGGGCCTGACGGACGTCGAGCTGCGCCGCAGACGCGAACCCGCCGAGGGGCTGTTCATCGCCGAGGGCGAGAAGGTCATCCGGCGGGCCAAGGACGCGGGCTACGCGATGCGGTCGATGCTGCTCTCGTCCAAGTGGGTCGACGCCATGCGGGACGTCATCGACGAGCTGCCCGCGCCCGTGTACGCGGTCAGCCCGGAGCTGGCGGAGCGGGTCACCGGCTACCACGTGCACCGGGGAGCCCTCGCGTCCATGCAGCGCAAGCCGGAGCCGGACGCGGCCGAGCTGCTGGCCGGGGCCCGCCGGGTGGCGATCATGGAAGCCGTCAACGACCACACCAACATCGGCGCGATCTTCCGGAGCGCGGCAGCCCTCGGCATGGACGCGGTGCTGCTCTCCCCGGACTGCGCCGACCCCCTCTACCGCCGTTCCGTGAAGGTCTCGATGGGCGCCGTCTTCTCCGTGCCGTACGCGCGGCTCGACGGCTGGCCCAAGGGGCTCGAAGGGGTCCGCGAGGCGGGCTTCACCCTGCTCGCCCTGACCCCGCACGAGAAGGCCGCGCCGATCGACGAGGTCGCGCCGCACCGGCTCGACCGGGTCGCGCTGATGCTCGGCGCGGAGGGCGAGGGGCTGTCCCGCCGGGCGCTGATGGCGGCGGACGAGTGGGTCCGCATCCCGATGGCGCACGGTGTGGACTCGCTCAATGTGGGGGCCGCCGCGGCGGTGGCCTTCTACGCCGTCACCGCGGGCCGCCCCCCGGCCTGACCCGGAGGGCGTGCGGAGCCGGACCGCCGCGCTCTACAACTGCTGGGCCGCCGCGATCCCCAGCGCCACGATCAGGGTCACGACCACGAAGACCACGATCCGCTGGCGCAGCAGCCGGGGGTTGGCGGGCCGCCGCCCCGTCGACGTCGTCCGGCCGCCGGGGCCGGGACGGGCCCCCGAGCGCGCCGGGGGATACGGCCGGGGGCGGGAGCCACCGGTGCGCGCGGGCTTCGGGCGCGCGGGCCCGGTGCGCCGCTCCCCGGCGCGGTCGAGACGCTCGGTGCGCTCGCCCCGGTCGAGCCGTTCGGTCCGGGCGGCAGCGGCGGCCCTGCCGGGCCGCTCCGGGTAGCGCGTGGTCGGCCGGTCGGCGTCGATCCGCTCGCGCGGCGCCGGGGGCCGGACCTCCACCAGCCCCTGGGCCTCCCGCGCCGCGATCTCCTTGAGCCGCATGGAGAGCTGAAGGGTGCTGGGACGGTCCTCGGGGTCCTTCGCCAGACAGGCCCGCAGCAACGGGGCCAGCGCGTCCGGTACGCCGTGGAGCTGCGGCTCCTC
The nucleotide sequence above comes from Streptomyces clavuligerus. Encoded proteins:
- a CDS encoding TrmH family RNA methyltransferase, with product MADLITIEDPDDPRLRDYTGLTDVELRRRREPAEGLFIAEGEKVIRRAKDAGYAMRSMLLSSKWVDAMRDVIDELPAPVYAVSPELAERVTGYHVHRGALASMQRKPEPDAAELLAGARRVAIMEAVNDHTNIGAIFRSAAALGMDAVLLSPDCADPLYRRSVKVSMGAVFSVPYARLDGWPKGLEGVREAGFTLLALTPHEKAAPIDEVAPHRLDRVALMLGAEGEGLSRRALMAADEWVRIPMAHGVDSLNVGAAAAVAFYAVTAGRPPA